In Leopardus geoffroyi isolate Oge1 chromosome D1, O.geoffroyi_Oge1_pat1.0, whole genome shotgun sequence, the genomic stretch TAATGgcactcttctctttcttatcaGGGATGATCATAACCTTCACGAGCCCATGTACTATTTCTTAGCTATGCTGGCAGCCACAGACCTTGGAGTGACTTTGACCACGATGCCCACAGTTCTGGGCGTTCTATGGTTGAATCACAGAGAGATTGGCCATCAGGCCTGCTTCTCTCAGGCCTACTTTATCCACACTCTTTCTATCGTAGAGTCTGGTGTTTTGCTTGCCATGGCCTATGACCGTTTCGTTGCCATCCGCAACCCCTTGAGATATACTTCCATCCTTACCAACACCAAGGTAATGAAGATTGGGATGGGGGTATTGACAAGGGCTGGTCTGTCAATCATGCCAATAATTATCCGCCTTCACTGGTTTCCCTATTGTCGATCCCATGTACtctctcatgctttctgtctACACCAAGATGTCATCAAGTTAGCTTGTGCTGACATCACCTTCAATCGTCTCTATCCAGTTGTGGTTGTATTTGCAATGGTCTTGTTGGACTTTCTTATCatctttttctcctactttttgATCCTTAAGACTGTCATGGGCATTGCTTCTGGAGAAGAAAGGGCCAAGGCCCTCAATACGTGCATTTCTCACATCTGCTGCATCCTGGTCTTCTATGTCACTGTAGTTGGtctaacatttattcataggTTTGGAAGACATGCTCCTCGTGTGGTCCACATCACAATGAGCTACATCTActtccttttccccccttttatgAACCCTGTTATATATAGCATTAAAACCAAGCAGATCCAGAGTGGTATAATTCGTTTATTCTCTCTGCCTAATTCTAGAGCATAAATTTGACTCACTGCTCTCCAAGAATAACTCGGGGAACCTGGACAAACTGACAGCTTTGTTGTTAGGAGCAACTAGGGAAAGACATGTCAGTGGAAACCTACTTCTCTCTGATATTCAGAATATCATTTCACATAGCCCATTTATTGCTAGATAGCAAATGACATAATATATGTACATGATTAAGCACATCTCTCAGGTGTCCAACTGATTTATCCTTTTCAGAAGTAACCCACCCTGTTTAGTGGGGATAAGACACCTGATCACACAATTCTTGGATCTAGACTATTGGTCTCTAACTGAGTCAAAGCCCAttgtttttccaaatgttctgCGTGTCTTGGCTCTGATATACTTAGCAATGACACTCCTAATCTCaaacattcatctattttttttttgctaatatggAAATAGTTGCTATTTCTAGAAAACTGCACTAAGTGAAATGATGAGACTTACCCAATCCTCAGTCCAATATGGCAACTCTAGGGAACCTATATGTAAGTCTGTCCagttaaatgtttgataaatatttattagatgttattgttattaataacatatatgtaaacatatgtaaaaatataacaaCACAGAGATAATTCCTAACCCAGATGACCATCATCGTGATGAGCTAGTTCTAGATACAGGGGAATAgagatatatattttcaaatagtaaAATGGTATTAAAGTTCCAGCTTGGCAATATACCACAGATAAGACTAGACTGAAGGAATGTTAAAAATACCTGAATTGACAAATAGTTGGTCATATGTAtgaatggggaggagggaggcaatgCCTGtgacaagaagaaaaatgacctTTCCTGGTTCCAAATAGCTATGAAAGTTTATTTTGGTCACAGTCTAGACATGGGGAAGAGTTCATGGTCCTATGGCCAGCTGAAGAGTAGTACACATGACTCAGGTGACAGGTTTTAAAGTGAATCAGAGAAGATGTTCTTATGAACAGAAGATTGAATACGAAATGCTAGGATCATACAAGGTGCCACCCAGTTACTAGTCACTTCCCTTCACATAGAGGGAGACTATCATTGGGCTTTGTCATGCTGGCATTCAAAGTGGTCTCGGACTCCTGCCCCTACTCTTGCTCATACGAAGgtaagaattttccagaactcCTGGGATTTCTGAGTAgcatggaaaaaacaaacatgaaaccaGACCTTTAGAGCAGCTTCCAGGTTCATAAATAATCTCTACCAGATCAGCTCAATGgactgtttctttgttcattcattcattcattcatttatttttattcaattcagCTGTGTATCTGGACTGTATACCATTTGTGTCTCTCCTTTCATAGTTTATAGACAGTGTGCTCCAGGAGGACAATGATATTATAGGTCTTATTTCCTACTCTATTATAGAAACTGCCACATggaaaatccttaataaaatacaagtttttgattaaatgaataaaacttaaagtGACCCACgtttctatgtgtctgttggttTGCTggttcttcttctatttttttaatgtttatttatttattttgagagagatagtatgTGTGCATGGgaggagtgaggggcagagagagagggagatcgagaatcctaagcaggttccatgctgtcagcacagggctctaaacggggctcaaacttatgaacctgaactgtgagatcatgacctgagttgaaatcaagagttggatgctcagtcgactgagccacccaggcaccccagcttttctgattatttttctgaatCTGCATGTCCTCTGAATGTCTCTGTTATTATGCCCTGTAATGTCTTCCAATATTTGGGCATCTAAGTTGTATTCTCATGGAACaccctcaaaaatataaataagttcaCAACTCTTTATGCCACGACGCATCCTTTCTCTGTACTCTCGGGAATCAACTCAGAGGGATCTAAACTCCATCAAAGGAAATCTTTCTTGA encodes the following:
- the LOC123602498 gene encoding olfactory receptor 51B6, translating into MWLNTTTSLFLLTGFPGMEKAHHWISIPLLGVYVSILLGNGTLLFLIRDDHNLHEPMYYFLAMLAATDLGVTLTTMPTVLGVLWLNHREIGHQACFSQAYFIHTLSIVESGVLLAMAYDRFVAIRNPLRYTSILTNTKVMKIGMGVLTRAGLSIMPIIIRLHWFPYCRSHVLSHAFCLHQDVIKLACADITFNRLYPVVVVFAMVLLDFLIIFFSYFLILKTVMGIASGEERAKALNTCISHICCILVFYVTVVGLTFIHRFGRHAPRVVHITMSYIYFLFPPFMNPVIYSIKTKQIQSGIIRLFSLPNSRA